In Geobacter anodireducens, a genomic segment contains:
- a CDS encoding glutamyl-tRNA reductase — translation MNIVVVGLSHKTASVEIREKVAFSPTQMENPLRTLVAIDDIAEAVIVSTCNRVELYASTRDVAGGMARLKRFMGDYHGVPVEVLEPHLYSHHGEAAIRHVFRVAASLDSMVVGEPQILGQIKTAYGYAAEFKTSGIILNRFLHKAFSVAKRVRTETKIASSAVSVSFAAVELARKIFGDLSDKTVMLIGAGEMCELAAKHFLTNGVRGVMVTNRTYERAERLAEEFEGKAIHFEDLFDQLHKADIVLSSTGATHYIIRPKDIEEVIRRRKMKPMFFIDIAVPRDIDPKVNDVENVYLYDMDDLQNVVASNLQLRAEEAKKAEGIIEEEIGQFYKWISSLEVTPTIVALRSKFEDVRRAELEKTLSAWKDLPPDGAKRLEALTAAIVNKLLHPPTATLKRTGQGGRTDLYVDALRTLFDLQTELPEPEGSLELEE, via the coding sequence ATGAACATTGTTGTGGTGGGGCTCTCGCACAAAACAGCCTCCGTGGAGATTCGCGAGAAAGTCGCTTTTTCGCCAACCCAGATGGAAAACCCCCTGAGGACGCTCGTCGCCATTGATGACATCGCCGAGGCGGTAATCGTCTCTACCTGTAACCGGGTCGAACTCTACGCCTCGACCCGAGACGTGGCCGGCGGCATGGCGCGGCTCAAACGCTTCATGGGCGACTATCACGGTGTTCCCGTCGAGGTTCTTGAGCCCCACCTGTACAGTCATCACGGGGAAGCGGCCATACGGCACGTGTTCCGGGTGGCGGCAAGCCTTGACTCCATGGTCGTGGGCGAACCCCAGATCCTCGGCCAGATCAAGACCGCCTACGGCTATGCCGCGGAATTCAAGACTTCGGGCATCATCCTCAACCGTTTCCTGCACAAGGCATTTTCCGTGGCCAAGCGGGTCCGTACCGAGACGAAGATTGCTTCGTCGGCCGTTTCGGTATCCTTTGCCGCCGTGGAGCTGGCACGCAAGATCTTCGGCGACCTTTCCGACAAGACCGTCATGCTCATCGGTGCCGGGGAGATGTGCGAGCTGGCGGCAAAACACTTCCTGACCAACGGGGTACGCGGCGTCATGGTCACCAACCGGACCTACGAGCGGGCCGAACGGCTTGCCGAGGAGTTCGAGGGGAAGGCGATCCACTTCGAGGACCTCTTTGACCAGCTCCACAAGGCGGACATCGTACTCTCCTCCACGGGTGCCACCCACTACATCATCCGGCCCAAGGACATCGAAGAAGTGATCCGCCGCCGGAAGATGAAGCCCATGTTTTTCATAGACATCGCCGTCCCGCGGGATATCGATCCCAAGGTCAACGACGTGGAGAACGTCTATCTCTACGACATGGACGACCTCCAGAACGTGGTCGCCTCCAACCTCCAGCTACGGGCCGAGGAGGCCAAGAAGGCGGAAGGCATCATCGAGGAGGAGATCGGCCAGTTCTACAAGTGGATATCAAGCCTTGAGGTCACGCCGACCATCGTGGCCCTGCGCTCCAAATTCGAGGATGTCCGCCGGGCCGAGCTGGAAAAGACCCTCTCGGCCTGGAAAGACCTGCCCCCCGATGGAGCAAAGCGGCTGGAGGCACTCACTGCCGCCATCGTCAACAAACTCCTCCACCCTCCCACCGCCACCCTCAAGCGGACCGGCCAGGGGGGGAGGACCGATCTTTACGTGGACGCCCTGCGCACCCTCTTCGATCTCCAGACCGAGCTTCCGGAACCCGAAGGAAGCCTGGAGCTTGAGGAGTAA
- a CDS encoding hydroxymethylbilane synthase, with product MALNRLRIGTRASQLALWQANWVKSELEKRYPGMEVELVKIKTTGDKILDVPLAQVGGKGLFVKEIEEAMLRGEIDIAVHSMKDVPTEFPEGLGLVCITEREDPRDAVISNGVAFADLPRGAKIGTSALRRQAQLLKVRPDLEMVIIRGNVETRIRKLTEDKLDAVILAAAGLKRLGFTDAVTEYLPVDLSLPAIGQGALGLECRLDDQAVRETIDFFNHPDTAHAVRAERALLWRCEGGCQVPIAAHGQVSGDSLVLTGFIASVDGTRSVKESISGPVTECEKLGIALAEKLLTDGGHEILAEVYQREVSREKEIPV from the coding sequence ATGGCACTTAACCGCCTCAGAATCGGAACCCGGGCGAGCCAGCTCGCTCTCTGGCAGGCCAATTGGGTCAAGTCCGAGCTGGAAAAACGCTACCCCGGCATGGAGGTCGAGCTGGTGAAGATCAAGACCACCGGCGACAAGATCCTTGACGTCCCCCTGGCCCAGGTGGGCGGCAAGGGCCTCTTCGTCAAAGAGATCGAGGAGGCGATGCTGAGGGGCGAGATCGACATCGCCGTGCACAGCATGAAGGACGTGCCGACCGAGTTTCCCGAAGGTCTCGGGCTGGTCTGCATCACCGAGCGCGAAGATCCCCGCGATGCTGTCATTTCCAACGGCGTGGCCTTTGCCGACCTGCCCCGGGGGGCAAAGATCGGCACGTCGGCCCTGCGCCGCCAGGCCCAGCTTCTCAAGGTCCGTCCCGACCTGGAAATGGTGATCATCCGCGGCAACGTGGAGACGCGCATCCGGAAGCTCACCGAGGACAAGCTGGACGCCGTCATCCTGGCCGCCGCAGGCCTCAAGCGCCTCGGATTCACCGATGCGGTGACCGAATATCTGCCCGTGGACCTCTCCCTGCCGGCCATTGGTCAAGGCGCCCTGGGCCTGGAGTGCCGCCTCGACGATCAGGCCGTCCGGGAAACCATCGACTTTTTCAACCACCCGGACACCGCCCACGCGGTACGGGCCGAGCGGGCACTGCTCTGGCGCTGCGAGGGGGGATGCCAGGTTCCCATCGCCGCCCACGGCCAGGTGAGCGGAGATTCCCTCGTCCTGACCGGCTTCATCGCCTCCGTGGATGGCACCCGTTCCGTCAAGGAGAGCATCTCGGGGCCGGTGACCGAGTGCGAGAAGCTCGGCATCGCCCTGGCCGAGAAGCTCCTCACCGACGGCGGGCACGAAATTCTTGCCGAGGTCTACCAGCGGGAAGTGTCCCGGGAGAAGGAAATCCCGGTCTAA
- a CDS encoding HemD protein, with the protein MTMSTASRNNCLVYLIGAGPGDPGLITVRGRECIARADVVIYDYLANDELLSFARPDAELIYAGKVGGQHNRAQWQINELLVRKALEGRIVARLKGGDPFVFGRGGEECEALVTAGVPFEVVPGVTAGIGAAAYAGIPLTHRNVTTSVAFVTGHESPGKESSDIDWEGLSLGSGTVVFYMGVKSLPHITENLMAHGRRADTPVALVRWGTRPEQEVLVGTLADIADKVRRTGFKAPAITVVGEVVRLRETLRWFDNRPLFGRSIMVTRAADQAGEFSAMLRSLGARVLECPTIAIVPPESWEDLDNAISRIDTFDWAIFTSFNAVRFFFQRLAAAGRDSRALGACRICVVGPKTAEALAPYGIRPDLVAADYKGEGVIDVLRDVPLAGKRVLFPKSDRARDVIPTGLAAFGAQVEAPIAYRNATPEALPAGVVEELEARRVHCVTFTSSSTVQNLAAILGENRMLHLLEGVTIASIGPITSRSCRELGLQVHIEPQEYTLAALAAEMVRHVAAPA; encoded by the coding sequence ATGACCATGTCCACAGCGTCCCGTAACAATTGTCTTGTCTACCTCATCGGCGCCGGCCCCGGCGACCCGGGCCTCATCACGGTTCGGGGCCGGGAATGCATCGCGCGGGCCGATGTGGTCATTTACGACTATCTGGCCAACGACGAGCTCCTCTCCTTCGCCCGTCCCGATGCGGAACTCATTTATGCCGGCAAGGTGGGGGGTCAACACAACCGGGCCCAGTGGCAGATCAATGAGCTCCTGGTCCGCAAGGCGCTTGAAGGACGCATCGTGGCGCGCCTCAAGGGAGGCGACCCCTTTGTCTTCGGCCGGGGCGGCGAGGAGTGCGAGGCCCTGGTCACCGCCGGCGTACCCTTCGAGGTGGTGCCGGGAGTGACCGCGGGAATCGGGGCTGCGGCCTACGCCGGCATCCCCCTCACCCACCGCAACGTCACCACATCGGTCGCCTTTGTCACGGGACACGAGAGCCCGGGCAAGGAATCGTCGGACATCGACTGGGAAGGGCTGTCACTCGGCAGCGGCACCGTTGTGTTCTACATGGGAGTGAAGAGTCTCCCGCACATTACGGAGAACCTCATGGCCCACGGCCGGCGCGCCGACACCCCGGTGGCCCTTGTCCGCTGGGGAACCCGGCCGGAGCAGGAAGTTCTGGTGGGAACGCTGGCCGACATCGCCGACAAGGTCCGCCGCACAGGGTTCAAGGCACCGGCCATAACCGTTGTGGGCGAGGTGGTCCGGCTTCGTGAAACGCTTCGCTGGTTCGACAACCGGCCCCTCTTCGGCCGCAGTATCATGGTCACCCGCGCCGCCGACCAGGCGGGCGAGTTCAGCGCCATGCTCCGGTCCCTGGGCGCACGGGTGTTGGAGTGCCCCACCATCGCCATCGTGCCGCCCGAGAGCTGGGAAGACCTCGACAACGCCATCAGCCGCATCGATACCTTTGACTGGGCCATCTTCACCTCATTCAACGCCGTACGCTTCTTCTTCCAGCGGCTGGCCGCCGCGGGTCGCGACTCGCGCGCCCTGGGAGCTTGCCGGATCTGCGTCGTGGGCCCGAAAACGGCCGAGGCCCTTGCCCCCTACGGGATCCGGCCCGACCTGGTGGCCGCAGACTATAAAGGAGAAGGGGTTATTGACGTGCTTCGCGACGTGCCGCTGGCCGGCAAACGGGTCCTGTTCCCCAAAAGTGACCGGGCGCGGGACGTGATCCCCACGGGCCTTGCAGCCTTCGGCGCCCAGGTCGAGGCACCGATCGCCTACCGCAACGCCACGCCCGAGGCGCTCCCGGCCGGCGTTGTCGAGGAACTGGAGGCCCGGCGCGTTCACTGCGTAACATTTACCTCCTCGTCCACCGTGCAGAACCTGGCGGCCATTCTTGGCGAGAACAGAATGCTCCACCTGCTGGAAGGGGTAACCATAGCCTCCATCGGTCCCATCACCTCCCGCAGTTGCCGCGAGCTGGGACTGCAGGTCCATATCGAGCCGCAGGAGTACACCCTGGCGGCCCTCGCCGCCGAGATGGTCCGCCACGTCGCGGCACCTGCCTGA
- a CDS encoding hydrolase TatD — protein sequence MLTDTHCHLDAPPLRGRLDEVLASARHAGVDRIIVPGVAPEGWDEIALLPHRYSRVSAAFGIHPMYADRADEQTLARLAELARDAVAVGEIGLDYLCAVPRPVQQAAFRAQLRVAVEAGAPVLIHCRRAFTDLLAILREEHISRIGGVMHAFSGSAEIMAECLKLGLHIAVSGVVTRPNAVRPLEIARIIPADRLLLETDAPDMTPSSRHGCPNEPAFLTETAQRVAELRGTTIRELAAQTTRNALWLFRRIDTI from the coding sequence TTGCTCACCGACACCCATTGCCACCTGGACGCCCCGCCCCTGCGAGGACGCCTCGACGAGGTCCTGGCTTCGGCTCGCCATGCCGGCGTCGACCGGATCATCGTCCCCGGCGTTGCCCCGGAGGGATGGGATGAGATCGCCCTCCTGCCCCACAGGTACTCCCGTGTTTCCGCCGCCTTCGGCATCCATCCCATGTACGCGGACCGGGCCGACGAGCAGACCCTCGCCCGGCTCGCAGAACTGGCGCGTGATGCCGTTGCCGTCGGTGAAATCGGCCTCGACTACCTCTGCGCCGTTCCCCGCCCCGTTCAACAGGCGGCCTTCAGGGCCCAGCTCCGCGTGGCGGTAGAGGCCGGTGCACCCGTTCTGATTCACTGCCGCCGCGCTTTTACCGACCTGCTTGCCATCCTGCGCGAAGAGCATATCTCCCGCATCGGCGGCGTGATGCACGCCTTTTCCGGGAGCGCCGAAATCATGGCAGAGTGCCTGAAGCTCGGGCTCCACATCGCCGTTTCAGGAGTGGTGACACGCCCAAACGCGGTCCGTCCGCTGGAAATCGCACGCATCATCCCGGCGGACCGGCTGCTTCTGGAGACCGATGCCCCCGACATGACGCCCAGCTCCCGGCACGGGTGCCCCAACGAGCCGGCATTCCTCACGGAGACGGCACAACGGGTGGCGGAGCTCCGGGGAACGACCATCCGGGAACTCGCCGCCCAGACAACCCGAAACGCCCTCTGGCTCTTCCGCCGGATCGACACAATCTAA
- a CDS encoding ferritin, which translates to MGKEYSVQEALKLAIKGEKDSMDFYRKAATVTKNERARKVFDLLANEEVGHLKAFFDHYKGGDFGDIAAYMAQPVDTKNPTYMALVKAIDEETHEQKALEIALKEEKACIDQYTVLAKDIIDPLVKGIFQQVIKETEKHLALIEEEYRHVMTMVHESDQDTYVRE; encoded by the coding sequence ATGGGCAAGGAATATTCGGTACAGGAAGCTCTTAAGCTGGCAATCAAGGGTGAAAAGGACAGCATGGACTTCTACCGCAAGGCAGCGACCGTTACCAAGAATGAACGGGCCAGGAAAGTCTTCGACCTGCTCGCCAATGAAGAAGTCGGCCACCTCAAGGCATTCTTCGACCACTACAAGGGGGGCGATTTCGGCGACATCGCTGCCTACATGGCCCAGCCGGTCGACACCAAGAATCCGACCTACATGGCGCTCGTGAAGGCCATCGATGAGGAAACCCACGAGCAGAAAGCGCTCGAAATAGCCCTGAAAGAAGAGAAGGCCTGCATCGACCAGTACACCGTCCTTGCCAAGGACATTATCGATCCCCTGGTCAAGGGAATTTTCCAACAGGTCATCAAGGAGACGGAAAAGCATCTGGCGCTGATCGAGGAGGAGTATCGGCACGTCATGACCATGGTCCACGAGTCGGACCAGGACACATACGTGCGGGAATAA